One segment of Yersinia kristensenii DNA contains the following:
- a CDS encoding Sec-independent protein translocase subunit TatA has product MGGISIWQLLIIAVIVVLLFGTNKLRTLGSDLGASIKGFKKAIGDEPQTPPTDANKTSNDADFANSITEKQQPVAKAEESKSHDKEQG; this is encoded by the coding sequence ATGGGTGGTATAAGTATTTGGCAGTTATTAATCATTGCCGTGATTGTTGTTCTACTGTTTGGTACTAACAAACTGCGGACATTAGGGTCAGACTTGGGTGCATCCATCAAAGGTTTTAAAAAGGCTATAGGTGATGAGCCACAAACTCCACCAACGGATGCTAATAAAACCAGTAACGATGCTGATTTTGCAAACTCGATTACTGAAAAGCAGCAGCCAGTTGCTAAAGCTGAAGAGTCTAAGAGCCACGACAAAGAGCAGGGATAA